The Salvelinus fontinalis isolate EN_2023a chromosome 9, ASM2944872v1, whole genome shotgun sequence genome has a window encoding:
- the LOC129862006 gene encoding uncharacterized protein LOC129862006 isoform X2: MDAGVLVPVLPGSKNFDNSIRPPLQNSYMYKESKQSFRYNSAFLINNATLQERYAAFRTKRRDMGYSEEEMEESYGFLLFDDENKANKVGETGVVPGHSTCTTLGDPSKGVYVSKYSDCLDLNRWYHGKSGYIAIIKLTKGRVREVTENYTVNYTSPSNEFDCHVSEQLSSVSANTSSFLAFERTQYYMYELPVGGAVQPPSHVCPFAIVAFSYWDTKTSASEEQEKSEEEKTVFHYYPWRGQLQISSQIYHVGLKSSTGPLIPAKLPTMMSVDGAIQMSDLRQKLPKAIFETCFSGEVSLEGMGCSLYELAPSEAEDTSLSQLTQDLKEKDLALTIQLNDNGFLILLHSSHFLTYEDTGSSKPEVLQGMFVFPDSRAIHRDTKVCWKKPFLSPECLQVVPALNYAETEVEKCLPSPSGELCGLLEQHIQSYASLIHPGLTISPSREASIFPDQFDVPDALKYLYSAPKWTEMGWRRLKSYFHQPGSFELSVSRATELLVAGREERGDEPDDDVYYCLSSPEGSPMSPASLGGPEEQQSGGKAPGDTADTAADFSKALVVSMEDFEKPGKTMEDSNASDKAVKEGNNLLSKEVQERLPSDLSKPLIPADDFGKPGLNKAHSNAPGITLPPKEVQEELHSDLSQPSVSADGSEKPGKTKADCNAPGVRTEDEGTSLIPEEVEVDVQEKVHSNLLQPAVSAEDLGRADLAALGKADCNAPEVGVANEETNLYLKEVQKDMPSGVSQPPVSAEVLRKPSPALATKPNSKAPAAGVEDNVRTLPQKEVQEEVPSDLSQLEVSAKAFGIASMRVMKKATEVTEVSTSPASGNLPTVLVITATERTATVLPHNENLDLINTESTTNNSSSLPCAKVQDKGGSALNGQRGKANQPSKPTEVSHSSISDWRKRPRKRHRFSGLGKRILRSTVADFEEKEKEDMESMDSSEVYLLKKRKERMDLIQVNPLQKEERMDVTQVHPLKMPRELMNLIQDPPLKKKEKVDVTQVHPLKMPRELMNLIQDPPLKKKEKVDVTQVHPLKMPRELRNLIQDPPLKMKSKDLIHYHPLRNKESMDLIHDDHPLKKKTERWDLKAIISECGRIFVPHGSEVIAKDIESLKIKGKVLDHKQCADEMMVEACIKVPQPIETGDGPNLELNKSDENKDLPIGMLDSKDSLHEVKMADVGKMASLNPSELVLNKDTDSPSSGKHKKKRQYVAISLSQLKTVLSRGGKRNTSINPAPEDQTSPLNKKSKADTPGMDKMENDNINKTNQDRTTGAVEVAKEQTFGLDPKFALALGLTPTELHNDAHKSPEKSDIPLKKDIQDRLDLVPPQATSDQTSEVLPSSPSTTIILASQRRPFKKKHEHADSIRKKWWLHYRSPASLESEKVAISSQIVTLDPDVSRVVSSGSTCECASTVSCPPADSLTLLVNLARSTSNDKVLEQQSDPKALEKQDDHPSLVISDNSVKDGVSPHDPDGEPEFVLPALLKHPSAARLKLLPQSPSPKGLVVGSGERVVLVSHEHSYSLPPSSLLLGLSGSILQVPISEGLLQHRKDIFADGSQTLRAFLCQQKDQNRKEPGLAPESLSKGIGCKQKFHRFRRFIEKDGSVQVTRLWKENYNFNSDSKFTNDPKDKTVIRALHGPWDFDIKDTKEQVQLIIHMWIGLFYSRSTARFCQADSTLTCLEKKDSTEVAHGTVPAQVPPETKTSSPAYIALSRIPEPEVLDLSNMGKKEAQPLSLEAEVLDLSMKTTSTVLVSLDTESKQRIDCKNHPLYRKATTGLHKETISCPKQSTGVELKVYRDRVDSMMSEKSSDLGDDEDYETNNHENDSKGTLQNGVSPYERTLESDRSYILLCEQAASVYIHQEKLLETETAQVLEGNNKKLVQKEEEMTGDGEPNAACLKTMGSKDVNKEQQLKDNDSVKTMPYTEVQMDGDAAYMADTVESNANEARDGAHVVIWDGSESKEEMHKVDHNVKDSVEAAKPEAVHAGKDTTNKEITKAQTAVHVGKDFIDKDKALKAVHSENVPRDYGNTKDQVQTAMQDGNDTRDETLPAMICGEDSGDKAPPVVCDGNTSVAEALPEISHTDIDSHKATLSVVHGGNDPRDTTLPVKCNGKLYIDVEPTVVHDINGSTDEELPMGQGGDVSAGTSRVLPEMHAEIKCKDDELPTQVFPVCDGNKPFVGEFHTLIQPNNVLGVAKNEIDEADVETKEQEKELMQGQSKSDDVTTQSSTTFPPGSQHSQDETLERLTGQVEIPPIPREDIAHTDVLHSIGEASEMAQGQVEIPFIGVEIPFIGVEKDSQDINHTEVHDTHPSQKETLITVCDSANVLSAEMLEKIVSKGTESVSRCPTVDEVLYGYIPIPDICSASLAICDADGVSKPLSTGEGYSRCPTPTEYEPPFVPGFSYVHHTPNTVLLHNAKDTNSPRLDSGLALIENEKDHHEPSLSLYKARAATGLHKLHKSSNNNTPNNLEAIDNQFSQILADPRKNPIATSTPLNTPSSSLKERSDYDPYSNMRLAAVEPDLHAHSSRHSLHSFSYSFPNTHCSLTEKAAFSVPSIHPEVLSNETTLTGNFSEIALERETCLRPALSELILQSTRLSIPAGSGPTAASQNLSVHSFTQPQPNSQQPAMIVNLSKSEDSRGQYNWEEGPTDIDPMSSDVLKSKQTETPVRSNTNAHPYNTEYAREMRQIAVLKDYEDVMADEDVMGENEAPSVDKDKIESSLETNWISDDKHLRSKFRLNKTRLDFINSLRQSQEWEQREFDGVVDFSKQGISSSVTFQSEESDKILSRMEENQQEWLKYCRATRSGSQMDMTKEEDSSVAKPHLVTVLDHKGNRITYENYPVLKPTASMHTRTVPDSNRQGLSSFLEFSKRWDDTHNADESDLTQSSMDLETLIFSERMNQMLKRKSSSSSRYNRSRHRRSNVEERASTSSPSVTVHFSSLQEDQDGSEEHWEAIPSLAAQKIRVEMPERMAMPEETDGEPQHLKKLSCTKGSEMTHVKVSDLVVDSFKAYHAMMTEVCAGKKYPSRTERLKREEAKRNSSPKSRAPSKDFCGQMKEDMYDSLHDNLNSVVRQSCKNKFRFYILVTSSDPFFRETKELLEAEGHIAVEQSQFCLGKESPSCPLHIILRNEDIAEHICEVPHLLELKKSQNVLFAGIDRPDDIVNLTHQELFGKGGFVVFEGAALHTLSLSNMKKMSGFLEGLSKKGKWKWLLHYRDSRKLKENARSSVEAQGKKIFMDVCQEAGMVEVLPYHECDVISRERPNYLHCLVRLQVQNVSARLPVFITDTTADKAFAKHGIFTMNINSFLLISQSDTCTIS; the protein is encoded by the exons ATGGATGCAG gtgtgttggtacctgtgctACCAGGTTCGAAAAACTTCGACAACAGCATTCGGCCTCCACTGCAAAACTCGTACATGTACAAGGAGTCTAAGCAGTCTTTCAGATACAACTCTGCTTTCTTGATAAACAATGCTACTCTGCAGGAACGG TATGCGGCTTTCCGAACAAAGAGGAGAGACATGGGATACTCAGAGGAAGAAATGGAGGAGTCCTATGGCTTCTTGCTGTTTGACGACGAAAATAAG GCAAATAAAGTGGGAGAAACTGGTGTTGTCCCTGGACACAGCACATGTACCACACTTGGAGATCCTTCAAAGG GTGTGTACGTGTCCAAGTACTCGGACTGCCTGGACTTAAACCGCTGGTACCACGGGAAGTCTGGGTACATCGCCATCATCAAGCTCACCAAG GGCAGGGTCAGAGAGGTGACTGAGAACTACACAGTAAACTACACCTCTCCCTCTAATGAGTTTGACTGTCATGTATCAGAGCAGCTCAGTTCTGTGTCAGCCAAcaccagctccttcctggccttCGAGAGAACACAG TACTACATGTATGAGCTGCCTGTTGGAGGGGCAGTTCAGCCTCCCAGCCATGTCTGCCCATTCGCTATCGTGGCTTTCTCCTATTGGGATACCAAGACATCCGCATCAGAGGAGCAGGAGAAAAG TGAGGAAGAAAAAACAG TCTTTCACTACTATCCGTGGAGGGGCCAGCTCCAAATCAGCTCTCAGATCTACCATGTGGGTCTGAAGTCCAGCACAGGACCCCTAATCCCAGCTAAACT TCCAACAATGATGTCAGTTGACGGAGCAATTCAAATGTCAGATCTGAGGCAGAAATTACCGAAGGCTATATTTGAAACCTGCTTCTCCGGTGAAG TGTCTCTGGAAGGAATGGGTTGCAGTCTGTATGAGCTTGCACCCAGTGAGGCTGaagacacctctctctctcagctcacaCAGGACCTCAAGGAGAAAGACCTG GCCCTCACAATACAACTGAATGATAATGGTTTTCTTATACTGTTACATTCATCTCACTTCCTCACATATGAAG ATACTGGGTCCAGTAAGCCAGAGGTATTGCAGGGGATGTTTGTGTTTCCAGACTCCAGAGCTATACACAGAG ACACCAAGGTCTGCTGGAAGAAGCCCTTCCTCTCACCAGAGTGCCTCCAGGTGGTGCCGGCACTGAACTATGCAGAGACAGAGGTGGAAAAGTGCCTCCCTTCACCAAGTGGGGAGCTATGTGGTTTACTAGAGCAGCATATCCAGAGCTACGCTTCCCTCATCCACCCTGGGCTTACCATCAGTCCATCCAGGGAGGCCAGCATCTTCCCAGATCAGTTTGATGTTCCCGACGCCCTCAAATACCTCTACTCCGCCCCCAAGTGGACTGAGATGGGATGGAGACGTCTCAAATCTTATTTCCACCAGCCAGGCTCCTTTGAGCTGTCGGTGTCCAGAGCCACGGAGCTTCTGGTGGCAGGGCGAGAGGAGCGAGGAGATGAGCCGGATGATGATGTCTACTACTGTCTGTCATCTCCAGAGGGGTCCCCCATGAGTCCTGCTAGTCTGGGTGGCCCAGAGGAGCAGCAGTCAGGGGGAAAGGCCCCAGGAGACACAGCTGACACAGCAGCAGACTTTAGTAAAGCACTTGTAGTGTCAATGGAGGACTTTGAGAAACCTGGTAAGACTATGGAAGACAGTAATGCATCAGACAAAGCAGTAAAGGAAGGGAATAACTTGCTTTCGAAGGAAGTTCAAGAAAGGTTGCCCTCGGATCTTAGCAAGCCTCTAATCCCTGCAGACGATTTTGGGAAACCTGGCTTGAACAAGGCACACAGTAATGCACCAGGGATAACTTTGCCTCCAAAAGAGGTGCAGGAGGAGCTCCACTCTGATCTTTCTCAGCCTTCTGTGTCGGCAGATGGCTCTGAAAAACCTGGGAAGACCAAGGCTGACTGTAATGCACCAGGGGTAAGAACAGAGGATGAAGGGACAAGTTTGATCCCAGAGGAGGTTGAAGTTGATGTACAAGAAAAGGTGCATTCCAATCTTTTACAGCCTGCAGTCTCTGCAGAGGACTTGGGGAGAGCTGACCTGGCAGCATTGGGCAAGGCAGACTGCAACGCTCCAGAGGTAGGAGTAGCGAATGAAGAGACTAACTTGTACCTGAAGGAGGTGCAAAAGGATATGCCCTCTGGTGTTTCACAGCCTCCAGTCTCAGCAGAGGTCTTGAGGAAACCTAGTCCGGCCCTGGCGACCAAGCCCAACAGCAAGGCACCAGCGGCAGGCGTAGAGGATAATGTGAGAACTTTGCCTCAGAAGGAGGTGCAAGAGGAGGTTCCCTCTGATCTTTCCCAGCTTGAAGTGTCGGCAAAGGCTTTTGGGATAGCCAGTATGAGAGTGATGAAAAAGGCCACAGAGGTGACAGAGGTTTCAACCTCACCTGCATCAGGTAACCTCCCAACAGTGTTAGTCATCACTGCCACTGAAAGAACTGCAACCGTTTTACCTCACAATGAGAACCTTGACTTGATCAACACAGAGTCCACCACAAATAACTCCTCCAGTTTGCCTTGCGCCAAAGTACAGGATAAGGGCGGAAGTGCTCTCAATGGGCAACGTGGCAAGGCCAATCAGCCTTCAAAACCCACAGAGGTCAGTCATTCCTCTATATCTGATTGGAGGAAACGGCCAAGgaaacgtcatagatttagcggATTGGGTAAAAGGATCTTGAGGTCTACAGTGGCTGACTttgaagagaaagaaaaagaggacATGGAAAGTATGGATTCAAGTGAAGTCTACCTATTGAAAAAGAGGAAGGAACGGATGGATTTAATTCAAGTTAACCCATTGCAAAAGGAGGAAAGGATGGATGTAACCCAAGTTCACCCATTGAAAATGCCAAGAGAACTGATGAATTTGATCCAAGATCCCCCATTGAAAAAGAAGGAAAAGGTGGATGTGACCCAAGTTCACCCATTGAAAATGCCAAGAGAACTGATGAATTTGATCCAAGATCCCCCATTGAAAAAGAAGGAAAAGGTGGATGTGACCCAAGTTCACCCATTGAAAATGCCAAGAGAATTGAGGAATTTGATCCAAGATCCTCCATTGAAAATGAAAAGCAAGGATTTAATCCACTATCACCCATTGAGAAATAAAGAAAGTATGGATTTGATTCATGACGACCATCCATTGAAAAAGAAGACAGAACGGTGGGACTTGAAGGCAATCATCTCCGAATGTGGTAGAATTTTTGTCCCTCACGGTTCAGAAGTTATCGCCAAGGATATAGAATCATTGAAAATTAAGGGGAAAGTGTTAGATCACAAACAATGTGCTGACGAGATGATGGTTGAAGCTTGTATCAAAGTCCcccaacccatagaaacaggagatggacctAACCTAGAGTTGAACAAGTCAGATGAGAACAAAGATTTGCCCATAGGGATGTTAGACAGTAAAGACAGTCTGCATGAGGTCAAAATGGCTGATGTAGGCAAGATGGCCTCTCTGAATCCCTCAGAACTGGTCCTGAACAAAGACACGGATTCTCCTTCCTCAGGAAAACACAAAAAGAAGCGTCAATATGTCGCAATATCCCTCAGTCAACTAAAGACAGTTCTTTcaagagggggaaagaggaatACATCCATCAATCCTGCTCCAGAAGATCAAACATCACCCTTGAACAAGAAAAGCAAGGCTGATACTCCTGGCATGGATAAAATGGAAAATGATAATATCAACAAAACCAACCAGGACAGAACCACAGGTGCTGTTGAAGTTGCAAAGGAACAGACATTTGGCCTAGACCCAAAGTTTGCACTAGCATTAGGCTTGACTCCTACGGAGTTGCATAATGACGCACACAAATCTCCAGAAAAAAGTGATATTCCGTTAAAGAAAGATATTCAGGACAGACTAGACCTGGTCCCACCTCAAGCCACATCTGACCAAACATCTGAGGTTTTGCCTAGCTCACCTTCAACAACAATCATCTTGGCGAGTCAGAGGAGACCATTCAAAAAGAAACACGAGCATGCAGACTCCATTAGGAAAAAAT GGTGGTTGCATTATCGCTCACCAGCTTCTTTAGAAAGTGAGAAAGTAGCTATATCCTCCCAAATAGTGACACTTGACCCGGATGTCAGCCGTGTTGTCAGTAGTGGTAGCACCTGCGAATGTGCCAGCACTGTATCATGCCCACCTGCAGATTCTCTGACCCTATTGGTTAATTTGGCTCGCAGTACCAGTAATGACAAAGTACTGGAACAACAGTCAGACCCAAAGGCTCTTGAGAAACAAGATGACCACCCAAGTTTGGTGATAAGTGACAACAGTGTCAAAGATGGCGTCTCTCCTCACGATCCAGATGGTGAGCCAGAGTTTGTCCTTCCTGCTCTGCTGAAGCACCCTTCTGCTGCTAGGCTTAAACTCCTCCCTCAGTCTCCGTCACCCAAGGGGCTGGTAGTGGGGAGTGGGGAGCGGGTTGTGTTAGTCTCACACGAACATTCATACTCACTGCCGCCATCCTCTCTACTATTGGGTTTGTCAGGTTCAATCCTTCAAGTCCCAATTTCGGAGGGACTTCTGCAGCATCGCAAGGATATCTTTGCTGACGGATCTCAAACACTACGGGCCTTCCTGTGTCAGCAGAAGGACCAGAACAGGAAGGAACCCGGATTGGCTCCGGAATCCCTGAGCAAAGGAATCGGGTGCAAGCAGAAGTTCCATCGCTTCCGGCGGTTCATTGAAAAAGATGGCTCAGTTCAAGTGACAAGGCTGTGGAAGGAAAACTACAACTTTAATTCAGACAGCAAGTTTACCAACGACCCTAAGGATAAAACAGTTATTAGAGCCCTACATGG CCCATGGGATTTTGACATTAAGGACACAAAGGAACAGGTTCAGCTCATTATCCACATGTGGATAGGTCTTTTCTACAGCAGGTCCACTGCGAGGTTCTGCCAGGCAGACTCAACTCTAACATGTTtggaaaaaaaggattctacaGAAGTGGCTCATGGAACGGTACCAGCCCAGGTTCCACCTGAGACCAAGACAAGTTCCCCTGCTTATATAGCCCTCTCCAGGATACCAGAACCTGAAGTTTTGGACCTTAGTAACATGGGTAAAAAAGAAGCACAACCATTAAGCCTGGAAGCTGAGGTATTGGACCTTTCAATGAAAACAACCTCAACTGTGCTAGTCTCTCTAGACACAGAGTCTAAGCAGAGAATAGATTGTAAAAATCATCCATTATACCGAAAAGCAACTACTGGCCTGCACAAGGAAACCATCTCTTGTCCGAAACAAAGTACAGGTGTTGAGTTAAAG GTTTACAGAGACCGTGTGGACAGCATGATGTCAGAAAAATCAAGTGACCTGGGTGATGATGAAGACTATGAAACCAACAACCATGAGAATGACAGCAAGGGTACCCTCCAAAATGGTGTGTCCCCTTACGAAAGAACTTTGGAAAGTGATCGATCGTACATACTTCTGTGTGAACAGGCAGCAAGTGTGTACATTCATCAAGAAAAGCTCCTGGAGACTGAAACTGCTCAGGTTTTGGAGGGCAACAACAAAAAGCTTGTCCAAAAGGAGGAGGAGATGACGGGTGATGGAGAACCAAATGCAGCGTGTCTTAAAACCATGGGCTCTAAAGATGTCAATAAGGAGCAACAACTTAAAGATAACGATTCAGTCAAAACAATGCCATACACAGAAGTGCAGATGGATGGTGATGCTGCCTATATGGCTGACACAGTTGAGAGTAATGCAAATGAAGCCAGGGATGGGGCTCACGTTGTCATCTGGGATGGCAGTGAGTCAAAAGAGGAGATGCACAAAGTAGATCACAACGTGAAGGATTCTGTTGAAGCTGCAAAACCAGAAGCGGTGCATGCTGGGAAAGATACCACAAACAAGGAAATCACTAAAGCACAAACTGCTGTGCATGTTGGGAAGGATTTCATTGATAAAGATAAGGCACTCAAAGCAGTGCACAGTGAAAATGTTCCCAGAGATTATGGAAACACCAAAGACCAGGTGCAAACTGCAATGCAGGATGGGAATGATACTAGAGATGAGACCCTACCAGCGATGATTTGTGGAGAAGATTCAGGAGATAAAGCACCACCTGTGGTGTGTGATGGGAATACGTCTGTGGCTGAGGCACTACCAGAGATATCACATACTGACATTGATTCCCATAAAGCAACACTGTCAGTGGTGCATGGTGGAAATGATCCGAGAGATACGACACTACCTGTGAAATGTAATGGCAAGCTGTACATAGACGTAGAACCCACTGTAGTGCATGATATAAATGGTTCCACGGATGAGGAACTACCAATGGGGCAGGGTGGGGATGTTTCTGCTGGGACTAGCAGAGTACTGCCAGAAATGCATGCTGAGATTAAATGTAAAGATGATGAACTGCCCACGCAAGTATTTCCAGTATGCGATGGGAATAAGCCTTTTGTAGGCGAGTTTCACACACTCATTCAGCCCAATAATGTTTTAGGAGTGGCTAAAAATGAAATAGATGAGGCTGATGTAGAAACTAAAGAACAGGAAAAAGAATTGATGCAGGGTCAGAGTAAATCTGATGATGTCACAACTCAAAGTTCCACAACATTCCCGCCAGGGTCCCAACATTCTCAAGACGAGACATTAGAAAGACTGACAGGTCAGGTGGAAATACCACCGATTCCCAGGGAAGACATCGCACACACAGATGTTCTACATTCAATAGGTGAGGCATCAGAGATGGCCCAAGGTCAGGTAGAAATTCCATTTATTGGAGTAGAAATACCATTCATTGGAGTAGAGAAGGATAGCCAGGATATTAATCACACAGAGGTGCATGATACTCACCCAAGTCAGAAAGAGACACTGATCACAGTCTGTGATAGTGCTAATGTGTTATCAGCTGAAATGCTAGAAAAAATAGTTTCAAAGGGAACAGAATCAGTCAGTCGATGCCCAACTGTGGATGAGGTGCTGTATGGTTACATCCCCATTCCTGACATCTGCAGCGCCTCCTTGGCCATCTGCGATGCCGATGGGGTCAGCAAACCCCTCAGCACTGGGGAAGGTTACAGCAGATGCCCAACTCCTACAGAATACGAGCCACCTTTCGTTCCAGGATTTTCTTATGTCCATCACACACCAAACACTGTTTTGTTGCACAATGCGAAAGACACCAACAGTCCCCGCCTCGATAGTGGTCTTGCGCTCATTGAAAATGAAAAGGATCATCATGAACCAAGTCTTAGTCTCTATAAAGCTAGGGCTGCTACTGGGTTGCACAAGCTGCATAAATCCAGCAACAATAACACACCAAATAATCTGGAAGCCATTGATAATCAGTTCTCTCAAATATTGGCTGATCCTCGCAAGAACCCAATCGCCACTAGCACACCTCTCAACACTCCCTCATCTTCTTTAAAGGAAAGAAGCGATTACGATCCATATTCAAATATGCGACTTGCCGCTGTTGAACCAGACCTGCATGCTCATTCAAGTCGCCATTCGCTGCATAGTTTCTCTTACTCCTTTCCCAACACCCACTGTTCCTTAACAGAGAAAGCTGCCTTCTCTGTGCCATCAATCCACCCGGAAGTCCTGTCCAATGAAACAACATTAACTGGGAACTTTAGTGAAATCGCCTTAGAAAGAGAGACTTGTTTGCGTCCTGCCTTAAGTGAGCTCATCCTACAGTCCACCCGTCTGAGTATTCCAGCGGGCAGTGGACCTACAGCAGCTTCTCAGAACCTTTCAGTGCACAGTTTTACTCAGCCCCAGCCAAACAGCCAGCAACCTGCCATGATTGTGAATCTCTCCAAGAGTGAGGACAGCAGAGGACAGTACAACTGGGAAGAAGGACCAACAGATATTGATCCTATGTCTTCAGATGTCCTAAAAAGCAAACAAACCGAAACCCCTGTCCGCTCAAACACTAATGCTCACCCTTATAACACAGAGTAtgccagagagatgagacagattGCGGTTTTGAAAGATTATGAGGATGTTATGGCTGATGAGGATGTTATGGGTGAAAATGAGGCGCCTTCTGTAGATAAAGACAAAATTGAATCCAGTTTAGAGACCAATTGGATATCAGATGACAAACATTTAAGAAGTAAATTCCGGTTGAATAAAACAAGACTTGACTTCATCAACTCTTTACGCCAGTCTCAGGAATGGGAGCAAAGGGAATTTGATGGGGTTGTGGACTTCAGCAAGCAAGGCATTTCCTCGTCAGTCACCTTCCAGTCTGAAGAATCAGACAAAATACTTTCCCGTATGGAAGAGAACCAACAGGAGTGGTTAAAGTATTGTAGGGCTACGAGGAGTGGCAGCCAGATGGATATGACCAAGGAAGAAGACTCCTCAGTGGCAAAGCCACACTTAGTTACCGTTTTGGATCACAAAGGAAACAGAATCACCTATGAAAACTATCCCGTTTTGAAACCTACAGCAAGCATGCACACACGGACTGTTCCTGACTCAAACAGACAGGGCTTGAGCAGTTTTCTGGAGTTCTCCAAGAGGTGGGATGATACACATAACGCTGATGAATCTGATCTTACACAGTCATCTATGGATCTGGAGACCCTCATCTTCTCAGAGAGAATGAACCAGATGCTAAAACGTaagagtagtagcagcagcaggtaCAACCGATCGAGACACCGCAGGTCAAACGTAGAAGAAAGAGCTTCCACCAGTAGCCCGTCTGTGACAGTGCACTTTTCCAGTCTACAGGAGGATCAGGACGGCTCCGAGGAGCACTGGGAGGCGATACCGTCACTTGCAGCACAAAAGATCAGAGTGGAGATGCCTGAAAGGATGGCTATGCCTGAAGAAACAGATGGAGAACCTCAGCATCTTAAGAAATTGTCCTGTACAAAGGGCAGTGAGATGACGCATGTAAAAGTTTCAGATCTGGTTGTGGATAGTTTCAAGGCGTACCATGCTATGATGACCGAGGTGTGCGCAGGCAAAAAATACCCATCCAGAACTGAGAGACTCAAGAGGGaagaagcaaagagaaacagtTCGCCAAAGTCTCGAGCTCCAAGCAAAGACTTCTGTGGGCAGATGAAGGAGGACATGTATGACAGCCTGCATGATAATCTGAACTCTGTTGTGAGACAGTCATGTAAGAACAAATTCAGGTTCTACATACTGGTGACATCATCTGACCCATTCTTCAGAGAGACGAAG GAGCTGTTAGAAGCAGAGGGCCACATTGCGGTAGAACAGTCTCAATTCTGCCTTGGAAAGGAAAGTCCATCGTGCCCTCTACACATCATCTTAAGGAACGAAGATATTGCTGAACACATTTGTGAG GTCCCTCACTTGCTTGAGTTGAAGAAGTCTCAGAACGTGTTGTTTGCTGGTATTGACCGTCCTGATGACATCGTGAACCTGACCCACCAAGAACTCTTCGGCAAAGGCGGTTTTGTGGTGTTTGAGGGAGCAGCTCTGCACACACTCAGTCTCA gcaACATGAAGAAAATGTCTGGTTTCCTGGAGGGACTGAGTAAAAAAGGGAAGTGGAAATGGCTGTTGCACTACAGAGACAGCCGGAAACTGAAAGAGAACGCACG GTCTAGTGTGGAAGCACAGGGCAAAAAAATCTTCATGGATGTCTGCCAGGAGGCTGGAATGGTGGAGGTCTTACCCTACCATGAATGTGATGTCATTTCAAGGGAACGACCCAACTACCTCCACTGTCTCGTTCGCCTACAGGTCCAGAATGTATCGGCTCGTTTACCTGTATTTATAACTG ACACAACGGCAGACAAAGCGTTTGCAAAACATGGGATCTTCACAATGAATATTAACTCTTTCCTGCTGATTTCTCAGAGTGACACATGCACTATTTCTTAA